One Streptomyces sp. NBC_00102 DNA segment encodes these proteins:
- a CDS encoding helix-turn-helix transcriptional regulator produces MPLHHAVLALLTRRPNHGYELKVRFEETIGPQWGGLNIGHLYQILERLVRDGYVSRSQVTQTDRPDKNLYTLTEAGEAELRSWATTAWVRVGGFRDELFLKLLGASALGPQALTTLIESQRQTYLSELAGLAQQRRAHADEPLVAVLIDAAIAHTKADLGLLDSAAQHLGPLAAARSAQAPERGPSPVRGDADEAGAAAG; encoded by the coding sequence ATGCCGCTCCATCACGCCGTGCTCGCGCTGCTGACCCGGCGACCGAATCACGGGTACGAACTCAAGGTCCGTTTCGAGGAGACCATCGGCCCGCAGTGGGGCGGCCTGAACATCGGTCACCTCTACCAGATCCTCGAACGGCTGGTCCGCGACGGCTATGTCTCGCGCTCGCAGGTCACCCAGACCGACCGGCCCGACAAGAACCTCTACACGCTCACCGAGGCGGGCGAGGCCGAGTTGCGCTCGTGGGCGACCACCGCCTGGGTGCGCGTCGGCGGCTTCCGCGACGAACTGTTCCTGAAGCTCCTCGGCGCCTCCGCCCTGGGCCCGCAGGCCCTGACCACACTGATCGAGTCGCAGCGGCAGACGTACCTGTCCGAGCTCGCGGGCCTGGCGCAACAGCGCCGCGCCCACGCCGACGAGCCGCTGGTCGCGGTCCTGATCGACGCCGCCATCGCGCACACCAAGGCCGACCTGGGCCTGTTGGACAGCGCCGCACAGCATCTGGGCCCGCTCGCCGCGGCGCGGAGCGCGCAGGCGCCGGAGCGCGGACCTTCACCGGTGCGGGGCGATGCCGACGAGGCCGGGGCAGCGGCGGGATGA
- a CDS encoding LacI family DNA-binding transcriptional regulator encodes MRRPTLEVVAARAGVSKSSVSRVINGETTVAPQIRDVVMRAVHELGYVPNGAARNLVTRRTDTVAVVVSDPPQGVVSDDPLFSAVVRAVSRELEKAGKRLVLMLAESDQSRTRVVQYVAGGHVDGVLLVALHGTDPLPAALARQGLPLVSFNRTWAQDVPYVALDNAGGAALAVRHLLERGRRRIATITGPLELHEARERLDGYRQTLRDTGRRSIVALGDFTRTSGAEAMRQLLEDDPDLDAVFAANDLMAIGALRTLHRAGRRVPDDVAVIGFDDIEAAAYTSPALTSVRSPMADQATAAVHLLLGLIDGGPATPVIMPNELVVREST; translated from the coding sequence ATGAGACGCCCCACCCTCGAAGTGGTCGCCGCCCGGGCGGGCGTCTCCAAGTCGAGCGTCTCCCGTGTCATCAACGGCGAGACGACGGTCGCCCCGCAGATCCGCGACGTCGTCATGCGCGCCGTCCACGAACTGGGCTACGTGCCCAACGGGGCGGCCCGCAACCTCGTCACCCGCCGCACGGACACCGTCGCCGTCGTGGTCTCCGACCCGCCCCAAGGAGTCGTCTCCGACGACCCCCTCTTCTCCGCCGTGGTGCGGGCCGTCAGCAGAGAGCTGGAGAAAGCGGGCAAACGGCTCGTGCTCATGCTCGCGGAATCCGACCAGAGCCGAACCCGGGTGGTGCAGTACGTCGCCGGCGGACACGTGGACGGCGTGCTCCTGGTCGCCCTGCACGGTACGGATCCGCTGCCGGCCGCCCTGGCGAGGCAGGGCCTGCCCCTCGTGTCCTTCAACCGCACCTGGGCCCAGGACGTCCCGTACGTGGCGCTGGACAACGCCGGCGGAGCGGCGCTGGCGGTGCGTCACCTCCTGGAGCGCGGTCGGCGCCGGATCGCCACCATCACCGGACCGCTCGAACTCCACGAAGCGCGTGAACGCCTCGACGGCTACCGCCAGACACTGCGTGACACCGGCAGACGCTCCATCGTCGCTCTGGGCGACTTCACCCGAACCTCCGGCGCCGAAGCCATGCGGCAACTCCTGGAGGACGACCCCGACCTCGACGCGGTCTTCGCGGCGAACGACCTGATGGCGATCGGAGCCCTGCGCACCCTTCACCGGGCGGGCCGACGAGTCCCCGACGACGTGGCGGTCATCGGCTTCGACGACATAGAAGCCGCGGCCTACACCAGTCCCGCTCTCACCTCGGTACGCAGCCCGATGGCCGACCAGGCGACCGCCGCCGTCCACCTGCTCCTCGGCCTGATCGACGGTGGCCCCGCGACGCCGGTGATCATGCCCAACGAACTCGTGGTGCGCGAATCGACCTGA
- a CDS encoding discoidin domain-containing protein has product MALVASTLAFTALPAPSAQAAEVLLSQGKPTTASSTENPFGAQSAVDGDPGTRWSSAFADPQWIQIDLGAGAGISRVVLNWEAAYGKAFRIEVSSDAVSWTVVHQTATGTGGIQNLAVSGTGRYVRMYGTQRATQYGFSLWEFQVYGTTGAGNPGGDTSRLLSYGRPGAASSSQADSNCWECTPARAFDRDPASRWATSPTTGWTDPGWISVDLGATAQIDRVVLQWDPAYAKSFQIQVSPNGVDWTPVYSTTSGTGFKQTLAVSGTGRYVRMYATQRATAYGYSLWEFQVYGTGGDPIQPPPLPSDPANPPRLVWSDEFDGASGGKPDASKWKADPGVGPNNELEYYTDNRNAALDGAGHLVMEARKETTAGSSCPTDPLSGSTTCQYTSARMNTGATFQFTYGRVEARLKVPKGNGLWPAFWMMGADFLTGRPWPYNGEVDIMEILGKDVKTAYSTVHAPAYNGGGGIGSPYTLPGNADFSDDYHTWAADWTSRGITFSLDGRTVFTLDKDQVEQTRGPWIFDHPHYMILNLAVGGDWPGPTDAGTPFPSKMLVDYVRVYQ; this is encoded by the coding sequence CTGGCCCTCGTGGCCTCGACTCTCGCTTTCACCGCTCTCCCCGCCCCCTCCGCCCAGGCGGCGGAGGTGCTGCTCTCGCAGGGGAAGCCCACCACGGCTTCCAGTACCGAGAACCCCTTCGGCGCTCAGAGCGCCGTCGACGGTGACCCCGGGACGCGCTGGTCCAGCGCCTTCGCGGACCCGCAGTGGATTCAGATCGACCTCGGTGCCGGCGCCGGGATCAGCCGGGTCGTCCTCAACTGGGAGGCCGCCTACGGCAAGGCGTTCAGGATCGAGGTGTCCAGCGACGCGGTGAGCTGGACCGTCGTCCACCAGACCGCCACGGGCACCGGCGGCATCCAGAACCTTGCCGTCTCCGGCACCGGCCGTTATGTGCGCATGTACGGGACGCAGCGCGCCACCCAGTACGGCTTCTCGCTGTGGGAGTTCCAGGTCTACGGAACCACCGGCGCGGGCAACCCCGGAGGTGACACCAGTCGGCTTCTCTCCTACGGCAGGCCGGGCGCCGCTTCCTCCTCCCAGGCCGACTCGAACTGCTGGGAGTGCACGCCGGCCAGGGCGTTCGACCGGGACCCGGCCTCCCGCTGGGCCACGAGTCCCACCACGGGATGGACCGATCCGGGCTGGATCTCCGTCGATCTCGGCGCGACGGCACAGATCGACAGAGTCGTCCTGCAATGGGATCCCGCCTACGCCAAGTCCTTCCAGATCCAGGTCTCGCCGAACGGGGTCGACTGGACGCCGGTCTACTCGACGACGTCCGGCACCGGCTTCAAGCAGACGCTCGCCGTCTCGGGCACCGGCCGTTACGTGCGCATGTACGCAACGCAGCGCGCCACCGCTTACGGCTACTCGTTGTGGGAGTTCCAGGTGTACGGCACAGGCGGCGATCCGATCCAGCCTCCGCCCCTGCCGAGTGACCCCGCGAACCCGCCGCGGCTCGTGTGGAGCGACGAATTCGACGGCGCTTCGGGCGGCAAGCCCGACGCCTCGAAGTGGAAGGCCGATCCGGGCGTCGGGCCCAACAACGAGCTGGAGTACTACACCGACAACCGCAACGCCGCACTCGACGGGGCGGGGCACCTGGTGATGGAGGCACGCAAGGAGACCACCGCCGGGTCCTCGTGCCCGACCGACCCGCTGAGCGGCAGCACCACCTGCCAGTACACCTCGGCGCGGATGAACACCGGCGCGACCTTCCAGTTCACCTACGGGCGCGTCGAAGCGCGCCTCAAGGTTCCCAAGGGCAACGGCCTGTGGCCCGCGTTCTGGATGATGGGCGCCGACTTCCTGACGGGCCGCCCGTGGCCCTACAACGGCGAGGTCGACATCATGGAAATCCTCGGCAAGGACGTGAAGACGGCGTACTCGACCGTCCACGCACCCGCGTACAACGGAGGAGGCGGAATCGGCTCGCCGTACACACTGCCCGGGAACGCCGACTTCTCCGACGACTACCACACCTGGGCCGCCGACTGGACCAGCAGAGGCATCACCTTCAGCCTCGACGGTCGGACCGTCTTCACCCTCGACAAGGACCAGGTGGAGCAGACCCGCGGCCCGTGGATCTTCGACCACCCCCACTACATGATCCTCAACTTGGCGGTAGGGGGCGACTGGCCGGGCCCGACGGACGCCGGCACACCCTTCCCCTCCAAGATGCTCGTCGACTACGTGCGGGTCTACCAGTAG
- a CDS encoding DUF1996 domain-containing protein has product MRRFPVPLYTLLASALAVVLAAALSLTVSAPRAQAATVTIQAESYAAQSGVALEATADTGGGQNAAYLADGDWMRFDNVDLGGAGRLTVSARAASAVGSGTVELRTAALTGPLLAVIPVSPTGGWQNWSTLTTEVTTHPTGAQTVFAVLRSTTPGDFVNINWFSFAGEGDSAAAGWVPVDQAKWNAQLAQFRAMTPAAVPATTVRVPEFNATCVYSHSKPDDPIVLPGLPGASHMHSFFGNKSTDAFSTPESLQASTPTSCTPAVDLSAYWIPTLYEGDTAVEPEGMIVYYGSRLTDPAATVPFPQGFRMIAGSAKTQTPTPAGSPGQFWCAGPGGETGRSADGNWPVCAPTAHLTHQLVFPDCWDGKNLDSPDHKSHVAFTYDGKCSGAYPVAIPNLSFVTSYPTSGGAAGFRLASGMASSIHGDFFNAWDNAALGHRVKDCINQKAKCNSAGTF; this is encoded by the coding sequence ATGCGCAGATTTCCCGTTCCCCTGTACACCCTGTTGGCGAGCGCTCTGGCGGTCGTACTGGCCGCCGCACTGAGCCTGACCGTCTCGGCCCCTCGGGCGCAGGCCGCGACGGTCACGATCCAGGCCGAGTCCTACGCGGCCCAGTCGGGCGTCGCCCTGGAGGCGACCGCCGACACCGGCGGCGGGCAGAATGCCGCGTACCTCGCCGACGGCGACTGGATGCGCTTTGACAACGTCGACCTCGGCGGAGCCGGCCGGCTGACGGTTTCGGCCCGGGCCGCCTCCGCCGTCGGCTCGGGCACGGTCGAGCTGCGTACCGCCGCACTGACCGGGCCGCTGCTCGCCGTCATACCGGTCTCCCCGACCGGCGGTTGGCAGAACTGGTCCACCCTGACGACCGAGGTCACCACCCATCCCACCGGCGCGCAGACGGTGTTCGCCGTACTGCGCTCCACGACACCCGGCGACTTCGTCAACATCAACTGGTTCTCCTTCGCCGGCGAGGGCGACAGCGCGGCGGCCGGATGGGTCCCCGTCGACCAGGCCAAGTGGAACGCGCAGCTGGCGCAGTTCCGCGCGATGACACCTGCCGCGGTGCCCGCGACCACGGTCCGGGTTCCGGAGTTCAACGCCACCTGCGTCTACAGTCACTCCAAGCCGGACGACCCCATCGTTCTGCCGGGCCTGCCCGGGGCGTCCCACATGCACAGCTTCTTCGGCAACAAGAGCACCGACGCGTTCTCCACCCCCGAGTCGCTGCAGGCCAGCACGCCTACCAGTTGCACCCCTGCCGTCGACCTCTCCGCGTACTGGATCCCCACCCTCTACGAGGGCGACACGGCCGTGGAACCGGAGGGCATGATCGTCTACTACGGTTCCCGGCTCACCGACCCGGCGGCGACCGTTCCCTTCCCCCAGGGGTTCCGCATGATCGCGGGCAGCGCCAAGACGCAGACACCCACCCCGGCGGGATCACCGGGCCAGTTCTGGTGCGCCGGTCCGGGCGGTGAGACCGGACGCAGCGCCGACGGCAACTGGCCGGTGTGCGCCCCCACGGCCCACCTCACCCATCAACTGGTCTTCCCCGACTGCTGGGACGGCAAGAACCTCGACAGCCCCGACCACAAGTCGCACGTGGCGTTCACGTACGACGGCAAGTGCAGCGGCGCCTACCCCGTCGCCATCCCCAACCTCTCCTTCGTCACCAGCTACCCGACCAGTGGCGGTGCCGCCGGCTTCCGGCTGGCTTCGGGCATGGCCTCGTCCATCCACGGTGACTTCTTCAACGCCTGGGACAACGCCGCTCTCGGCCACCGTGTGAAGGACTGCATCAACCAGAAGGCCAAGTGCAACTCCGCCGGCACGTTCTGA
- a CDS encoding DUF305 domain-containing protein has product MQLRRHVLTRWSAWGVALALPAVGCTAQPTAGAPPPVFNATDSAWILLMIPMADRARLLTDLAPSRTTDPALAAFSADTASALRADLRRLRAVLKLSGVPDTHPHEGHDMPGMVSLDTLRKAADANGQAFDRILIEALSAHLAQSGTLCAGERARGRADQAKDLAAAIAKSAAVRASRLEELRADQPRV; this is encoded by the coding sequence GTGCAACTCCGCCGGCACGTTCTGACCCGCTGGTCGGCATGGGGCGTGGCCCTGGCGCTTCCGGCTGTCGGCTGCACCGCGCAGCCGACAGCCGGAGCGCCTCCACCGGTCTTCAACGCCACCGACAGCGCGTGGATCCTCCTGATGATCCCCATGGCCGACCGTGCGCGGCTCCTGACCGATCTGGCGCCCTCCCGTACGACGGACCCGGCCCTGGCCGCCTTTTCGGCGGACACCGCATCGGCACTCCGCGCGGACCTGCGCCGCCTGCGCGCGGTGCTGAAGCTCTCGGGCGTCCCCGACACCCATCCCCACGAGGGGCACGACATGCCGGGCATGGTCAGCCTCGACACCCTCCGGAAGGCGGCCGACGCGAACGGCCAGGCGTTCGACCGGATTCTCATCGAAGCGCTGAGCGCCCACCTCGCGCAGTCCGGGACGCTCTGTGCCGGTGAGCGAGCCCGGGGCCGGGCGGACCAGGCGAAGGACCTGGCCGCGGCCATCGCGAAGAGCGCGGCGGTACGGGCTTCCCGGCTGGAGGAACTGCGCGCGGACCAGCCGCGGGTGTGA
- a CDS encoding TetR/AcrR family transcriptional regulator: MPTGVHLRDARQQLFDAAERVLLRDGPHALTSRAVTDEAGCAKGVLHRHFSDFDAFLADLVLDRAAQLEAQTGALRESAGTGTVGDNLTGALTILFGPIPVAIIPLITFRDELRARLRKATPGGGIAILAQATTAVSAYLTDERERGRIAADADIDSLTLSLVGGGHLLFTDRDPGPPTTAVVDKFVSAVIADAVRRRPTASHPML; the protein is encoded by the coding sequence GTGCCGACCGGGGTACACCTTCGCGACGCGCGGCAGCAGCTGTTCGACGCCGCCGAACGCGTACTTCTGCGGGACGGGCCGCACGCGCTCACCAGCCGGGCCGTCACCGACGAGGCGGGATGCGCCAAGGGCGTCCTGCACCGGCACTTCTCCGACTTCGACGCCTTCCTCGCCGACCTCGTACTCGACCGGGCCGCTCAACTCGAAGCACAGACGGGCGCGTTGCGCGAGTCGGCAGGTACGGGCACGGTGGGCGACAACCTCACCGGCGCGCTGACCATCCTGTTCGGACCGATTCCGGTGGCGATCATCCCGCTCATCACCTTCCGGGACGAGCTGCGCGCACGACTGCGGAAGGCCACACCCGGAGGCGGCATCGCGATCCTCGCCCAGGCGACCACCGCGGTTTCCGCCTACCTGACCGACGAACGCGAACGGGGCCGCATCGCGGCCGACGCCGACATCGACTCGCTCACCCTTTCCCTGGTCGGTGGCGGCCATCTCCTGTTCACGGACCGCGACCCCGGCCCGCCGACCACGGCAGTCGTCGACAAGTTCGTCTCAGCGGTCATCGCCGACGCCGTGCGACGGCGGCCGACGGCCTCCCATCCCATGCTGTGA
- a CDS encoding class I SAM-dependent methyltransferase, which translates to MAESFGADARRYDRARPGYPDALVARIVSGISGISGISGIPGPDVLDVGCGTGIAARQFQAVGCAVLGVEPDARMADFARARGLPVEVATLEAWQPAGRTFDAVVAAQSWHWVDPVGGAAKAADVLRPGGRLAIFGHVYEPPVEVAEPFAAAFRRAAPDSPLSGQPARRPLDFYQAAYAKVADRIRESGQFEDPELWRFDREQSYTRDQWLDLLPTTGGLTRLRPDQLAEVLDAAGRAIDSLGGRFTMNWTTLAVTAVRAGRGAGAALEG; encoded by the coding sequence ATGGCCGAGTCGTTCGGCGCGGACGCTCGGCGCTACGACCGGGCCCGGCCCGGTTACCCGGACGCGTTGGTGGCACGGATCGTCTCCGGGATCTCCGGGATCTCCGGGATCTCCGGGATCCCCGGGCCCGACGTGCTCGACGTCGGCTGCGGCACCGGCATCGCGGCCCGCCAGTTCCAGGCGGTCGGTTGCGCCGTACTCGGTGTCGAACCCGATGCGCGGATGGCCGACTTCGCGCGAGCCCGTGGCCTGCCGGTCGAGGTAGCGACCTTGGAAGCCTGGCAGCCGGCCGGCCGGACGTTCGACGCGGTCGTCGCCGCCCAGTCGTGGCACTGGGTGGATCCGGTCGGCGGCGCCGCGAAGGCTGCCGACGTGCTGCGTCCGGGGGGACGGCTGGCGATCTTCGGCCACGTGTACGAGCCGCCGGTCGAGGTGGCCGAACCGTTCGCCGCTGCCTTCCGGCGGGCGGCTCCCGACTCCCCGCTCAGCGGTCAACCGGCCCGACGGCCCCTCGACTTCTATCAGGCCGCATACGCGAAGGTCGCCGACAGGATCCGGGAATCCGGGCAGTTCGAGGATCCGGAACTCTGGCGATTCGACCGGGAACAGTCGTACACACGCGACCAATGGCTCGATCTGCTGCCCACCACCGGCGGTCTCACCCGGCTCCGTCCCGATCAGCTGGCCGAGGTGCTGGATGCCGCAGGACGGGCCATCGACTCCCTGGGGGGACGCTTCACGATGAACTGGACCACCTTGGCCGTGACCGCCGTGCGCGCGGGGAGGGGCGCCGGGGCGGCCTTGGAGGGCTGA
- a CDS encoding serine/threonine-protein kinase — protein MRPLTDEDPPHLGPYWLLGRLGSGGMGRVYLARHRDETGESLVAVKTIRAEIAEHPTFRARFAREVRAARRVGDVWTAPVLDANTDGTPPWIATAYIPGPTLQSVVDSGFGPLPSASAHVLAHRMALALDAIHRAGIVHRDLKPSNVLLTAAGPRVIDFGIARALEGTDADTFSSTGTGPGSPRYMAPEQVRGQEITTACDVFSLGSVLAYAAAGRTPFGDGESGIHALLFRIAYEEPDLTGIPESVADLVRDCLAKDPAERPTTTEIVERTRTAPEGAWLPPSLLARVHRFAEEPVPSEPARERGCRTVDRAGSGLSVLTVHTSEPSANWDLGPGPDAPHLSSPPADDTAPTDTTEAPTPKHRRGRIMAAALTVGVLAAAAGAYGLRDDATSPQEYTVVAAGPGIDFSGAWMTGHEEGRPLLVVRLDMARRITSARRVDVVSATGDVICRGSALATPRGHKELTVSEFTMKAVGSGPAHTCGVPSSMHLEIDPRGDSMYWAESESSSTWVEPVDPGAVHVPAAMRGVWEDGNGLRISFGEGGLGAIAVTGELTTGKSTCRWEAALLAHQDGMLKTTGAQPVAHSPKCPAPRGTYDYELRGGSPEILVRSSTAEAGATMLHRADRETTP, from the coding sequence ATGCGACCACTGACTGACGAGGACCCGCCACACCTGGGCCCCTACTGGCTGCTCGGCAGGCTGGGCTCGGGAGGGATGGGGAGGGTCTACCTGGCGAGGCACCGCGACGAGACCGGTGAAAGCCTGGTCGCGGTCAAGACGATCCGTGCGGAGATCGCCGAACACCCCACCTTCCGGGCCAGGTTCGCCCGCGAGGTGCGCGCGGCCCGTCGCGTCGGGGACGTGTGGACGGCGCCGGTCCTCGACGCGAACACCGACGGGACACCTCCGTGGATCGCCACCGCCTACATACCCGGCCCCACCTTGCAGTCCGTCGTGGACAGCGGTTTCGGGCCGCTGCCTTCGGCGTCCGCCCATGTACTCGCCCACCGGATGGCACTGGCACTCGACGCGATTCACCGTGCGGGGATCGTCCACCGCGACCTCAAACCGTCCAACGTGCTGCTCACCGCGGCAGGGCCCCGAGTCATCGACTTCGGCATCGCCCGCGCGCTGGAGGGCACCGACGCGGACACGTTCTCCTCCACCGGGACCGGCCCGGGCTCCCCCCGGTACATGGCGCCCGAACAGGTGCGCGGTCAGGAGATCACCACGGCCTGCGACGTGTTCTCGCTGGGCTCCGTACTCGCCTACGCGGCAGCCGGCCGGACCCCGTTCGGGGACGGCGAGTCAGGGATCCACGCCCTGCTCTTCCGTATCGCGTACGAGGAACCGGACCTGACCGGCATACCGGAATCGGTGGCCGACCTGGTGAGGGACTGCCTCGCGAAGGATCCGGCGGAACGGCCGACCACGACGGAGATCGTCGAACGGACACGGACCGCTCCCGAGGGCGCGTGGCTGCCGCCGTCCCTCCTGGCCCGGGTGCACCGGTTCGCCGAGGAGCCGGTCCCTTCCGAGCCCGCGCGCGAGAGGGGCTGCAGAACGGTCGACAGAGCGGGGTCCGGCCTGTCGGTACTCACCGTCCACACGTCGGAGCCGTCCGCGAACTGGGACCTCGGTCCGGGACCGGACGCACCGCACCTCTCCTCCCCGCCCGCCGACGACACAGCACCGACGGACACCACCGAGGCACCGACACCGAAACACCGGCGCGGACGCATCATGGCCGCCGCCCTGACGGTCGGCGTACTGGCTGCGGCAGCGGGCGCGTACGGGCTGCGGGACGACGCGACGTCACCCCAGGAGTACACCGTCGTTGCGGCCGGGCCCGGCATCGACTTCTCGGGGGCGTGGATGACGGGGCACGAAGAGGGCCGCCCCCTGCTCGTGGTGCGACTCGACATGGCCCGGCGCATCACCTCCGCGAGAAGGGTCGACGTGGTGTCGGCCACCGGTGACGTCATCTGCCGGGGCAGCGCCCTGGCCACCCCCCGGGGTCACAAGGAACTGACGGTCTCCGAATTCACGATGAAGGCGGTCGGCTCGGGCCCGGCGCACACCTGTGGGGTTCCTAGCAGCATGCATCTGGAGATCGACCCCCGGGGAGACTCGATGTACTGGGCGGAGAGCGAATCCAGCTCCACCTGGGTGGAGCCCGTCGATCCGGGAGCCGTGCACGTGCCCGCCGCGATGCGCGGCGTGTGGGAGGACGGCAACGGACTGCGGATCTCCTTCGGCGAAGGCGGACTCGGGGCGATCGCGGTGACCGGTGAACTGACCACGGGCAAAAGCACCTGCCGCTGGGAGGCCGCCCTCCTCGCCCATCAGGACGGAATGTTGAAGACCACCGGCGCCCAGCCGGTGGCTCACTCCCCGAAGTGTCCAGCACCGCGCGGAACTTACGACTACGAGCTGCGCGGCGGTTCACCCGAGATCCTGGTGCGGTCCTCCACCGCCGAGGCAGGTGCCACCATGCTCCACCGTGCGGACCGAGAGACCACCCCGTAG
- a CDS encoding bifunctional 2-polyprenyl-6-hydroxyphenol methylase/3-demethylubiquinol 3-O-methyltransferase UbiG produces the protein MTGQHDRWAELTGGQAGEEYARRFARLAESGHDVHGEATFCAALLKPAARVLDAGCGTGRIAIRLAELGHRCAGVDVDASMLAVARRNAPTQDWLLGDLARLDTLGLEPDFDLVLAAGNVIPLLAPGTEPDVVRHLAAALRPGGLLVTGMGLDAAHLPLPEPPLTLDEFDDWCTRAGLVLRQRYASWSGDPYEPGCGYAVSVHSRPAG, from the coding sequence ATGACTGGGCAACACGACCGCTGGGCGGAACTGACCGGCGGACAAGCCGGCGAGGAGTACGCCCGGCGCTTCGCCCGGCTCGCCGAATCCGGCCACGACGTCCACGGCGAAGCCACCTTCTGCGCCGCGCTGCTGAAGCCGGCCGCCCGGGTACTCGACGCGGGCTGCGGCACCGGCCGGATCGCGATCCGGCTCGCCGAACTGGGCCACCGCTGCGCCGGCGTGGACGTCGACGCCTCGATGCTCGCCGTCGCCCGTCGCAACGCCCCCACGCAGGACTGGCTCCTCGGCGACCTGGCCCGCCTGGACACCCTCGGCCTGGAACCGGACTTCGACCTGGTCCTCGCCGCCGGAAACGTCATCCCCCTCCTGGCCCCCGGCACCGAACCGGACGTGGTCCGCCACCTGGCCGCCGCCCTGCGCCCCGGCGGCCTGCTGGTCACCGGCATGGGACTCGACGCGGCACACCTTCCCTTGCCCGAACCCCCCTTGACTCTTGATGAGTTCGACGACTGGTGCACCCGTGCCGGCCTCGTCCTGCGGCAGCGTTACGCCTCATGGAGCGGTGACCCCTACGAACCGGGCTGCGGCTACGCCGTCAGCGTCCACTCCCGCCCCGCCGGGTGA